AGTACGTTTTCCATCACTCCGGCTCTAGAAAGACGCCGAGAGATCAGTTTTCCTGCCAACGCAATGCGATTCATCAAGGCACTCAGGTCTTGTGCATCTGCCGAAAAGCTCTGAAGTTGCTGCAAGACGTGCCGGGACAGGGTTGTACAATCTCGGTCGAGCGAGCGTTCTAGAGCTTCTGGCTGATTCTTGTCTGCCATTGTTTTTATCCTTAATTCGCTTTCTGGCGGTCTGGGCAAGGGAGTGCGGCGCTTTTCATACGCCTGTTACTCTTTTGCAAAGCCCAATAGTGCTCCATTTCTATCTTAAAAAGGGTTTTTCCTACAGCCCTCTAACTTTAGATGAACTAAAGAAAGCCTATCTTGCCGTGACGATCGGTGGCTGTTATCTCTAAAAGTTGACAAATCTTATTTAAAGTCAGTAGTTAAACTAGGTTAACTTCAGATATTTACACTCCTGCCTTCAAACAGTACCGATCGTAAAGTTACATCGTTTTAGCTTTGTATAAAAGGTAGTTTTCCAGCTTGAATGTACTTAAAGGATAAGAATGATGCAATTTTAGGTTATCTGGTATAAATCTAGCTGGTTCGTTCGTATTTAACATTTTATCCAGTTTTTCGGTCAAACAGCCGATCACGATTAAACAGTAGCTTGTTATACCAAACACCCAAATTCACCAAAAGCAAGGGGTCTGTCCGCGATCGGGAACAGACCCTTTTTTTACTTTCAGTTACGATCGAACGATCTATTTTCAATCAATGGAAATCGATTGAGGGCCACTGCTTTTGCCATTACTGTTTTCAGTGGTAGAGGAACTAGAGGTAGTTACACCCGCCTGTTCATCTAGCCAACTTTTAATCGGATCGTCAGTTAAGTTGAGTCGAAACATCCCAGAGAAAAATCCCCCCAGAAAGGAGACTGGGTGCTGGGTCAGTTCTTGGAAAATGGGGCTTAGTTCATCGAAGAACATGAAGAGTCTCCTAGTGGTGTCAGTGTGTGCGATCGATTCCTCTGGGATTTTAGCGCGTCATCAGCTGATAGGTGGCTATACGGGTTTTTGTTCCGGCATCATGCACTTATCGGAATCGCAACCCGCTGGCCCTGCTTCTGTTAAATAGCCTAAATCGTAATTACTCAAAGCAGTATGGAAATTATCTGTTTTCCGCCGCATTTGCACTTCTTTAATTAACTTCTCATACTGCTGTTTTGAAATTGGTTCAAAGGGCAGACGTGGGAAAGTTTGCAAGTCATCAAATCTGGCTAAAAGTGCTGCTGAAATATACCCTTCATCATCACGAATCGCTTCATAAATTCGCGTACCTAAAGCTTCGATTTCGTTCTCTCGGAGTTCTATCGTGGCGCTTGTGTTGTGTCGCACATAGCATTGTTGGACTTGCATATAAAAGTCCATTTGTGCCAATGCTGAGAATTTGCTGATATCAATTTCATCAGCACCAGGTAAGTCAGCCCAAAGTACGGAAACTGGGATTTCCACTAACCATTCAGAACATCGGGGATCGAAGGGGTCATTTAACAAATTCCCATTTTCATCTTTATCCGATTGAGATGGAATGACATTGTAACCGTAGTCAATACAAGCTAAGGCTACCGGGTCATTTTTCCTAAAGGTAATGCGACGGATAAAACGTTGAGCTTTTGGTGGATGCCATCCAGGAGATGCACCAGTCAAGAGTGATTTTGTCCCCGATGGTTGAACTGTAGTACAGCGATTTGGGCGTTTGATGCCGTGCTTGTCGCAATAATCCCAAACAACCCGATGGACAATTTCTCGCCAACGGTTTAAATACTCTTGTTCTTTGTGTTTAAACTCCAATCCTTGAGCAGTTTCCGGTCGTCCTTCAGTCCACCAATGCAACCAATCAACCCCAAAAGCATTCACGAAAAAGTCAAATAAGCCAGTGAAAGAAACACCTACAATAGGGTCTAATTCACGACTATATTGATAACGGGGTTCGAGAAATTTGTGATTCAAAAGTACCGCTACAGATAAAGCACCTGCGGTGAAAGCATCCTCTTGTTCTTGGTAGTTTTGGGGATCGATTTGGTTGAGGTGGATCTCAGCTAAGTTACACTGTCCTGTTAGGGTGCCACCAAATACTCCTTTATGGAATTCTGGCTCGTTGAAACAGAAGGTATCATGGTTTCCTGATAGAGGTTCGATCGATCGCACTACCTGATATTTACCTTTAGCATTGGGTTGATGACCCCTTGAACTATCCAACCGTTGACAAGGAATTGCTGCACAATCAGTAATTTGTAAATACCACAAATCACGATTTCGAGTCCCTAAATTGGTACTAGTTCCTACCTTTGCTACCAGATTAATGGAACAACGAATTCCACACTTAATCAACAATAAATAAACCCGATAAGCACGCTCGTAATCAGACAAATAAATCCGAATACCGCCACTAGAAACCAATGAACCATCTGCATCTGCTAAACCAGCAATGAAATGCAATATCGATTCTCGATCCCAAGATGCAATTTCATTAAAGGCTGTAGCAGTATTTTTGAGAGCGCGAACTTGTTCGGGATCGAATTGCTTTTGGAATCCTACGTAAAGTAGACAAGGAACTTCTTTAGATTCTGTATAATAGCGTTTTTTTCCGCTAGTTTTTCCAGCAATAGCTAACTCTTGATAGCATTTTACTCCGTACAGTCGAAGTTGTAATTGTGGCTTACCATTAGATTGACAAAGGGAACCATCACCCACCAATTGACCTAATGTATAAGCCCAAGTTGGTTCGACAAACTTGCCATCGCGATAAACGATTTGGAAGGTTTCAGTGTGTAGACTGTACTTGCTGGTTTTTAACCGTTCTGCAAGTTCTATTGTGGTTAATTCTTCATATTTTTTACTAAAGCGATCTTTGACAAAGAAACGGTGTTTTTCTGTCACATCTAGATATGTGCCATCACCAAAAGATACGCGATACAATTGACGATTTTGCCCCGTCAACATCGGTACTACTTGGCTCCAACGTTGACCATTCCAAACTTCTACAGTTTGTCCGACAACATCTTGAATTTGGTGCATTCCATCGCGAGTAATTAGCATCGTTTTGCCTGAAACGCAGTGGAAGTTAGCGCCAAGAATTTCCCCGCATGGATTAAGTCCATAGCGACCTAAACGATGCTCTAATTCACTCTTAGAAATTTGTGGAAATTGTTTTTGCAACCATTGTTTTCCATTTCCTTGAGAGTAAGCTTTCAGAAACTCTGTTTTTAATTCTGAATTGGTTAAAATATCGCAATTTGCCCTAGCTAAGGCTTCTCCAGCCCACTGAATTGCTCCTTCCCCAGAATAATACTGCTTTCTAACAGCTTCAATTGATTCCTCTAATGTAGGTTTATGGTGATAAACGCGAGAATGATTTGCCATTCGCAAAGCATCTTTTTCTGAATCGATTCTCCAGTTTCCATTTTCATCTTGTTGCCATAGGTTAGATTTAGCATTAGCAAATAACTCGTCATTGCTAATGCCTTGGCGCATTCCTGCTGACCTACGCACGTTACCAGCGACTACCACGACTGCTGCTTCGTCAATTAATAAACAGCATTCAACTGAGTTTAATTGTCTGCCAACAGCTTTGTTTAAAATCGCCGAACAACGCAAATAAAGATCGGGTAATTTAATTGGATTAGCAACTCCACCAAATCCTTTTAATATTTCTCCGGCGGGACGAACATTACTCAAATCTACAATTACTTTAACTTCTTCAGAAAAGCGTTCATCTGTAGATAATTCTAGTAAAGTTTGATAGGATTTTACCCAACCTCTGCGGCTGTCACCTACATAAATCGTGACTTGATTGCCAACAATGGTGACTTCGGTTTCTTCGCGACGTTGATTAATTGGAATAGCGCCAATTTCGCCTTGCAAGGTAACTTTTAAATGGTTGCGGATGGATGGTAATCGATCGATATACTGAGGTTCAAGGACGGCTCCGGTGCCGCAACCCATCATGGCTAAGTCCATCAGCAGTCCAAAGGCTCGCCAGTCACAGATGTTGGTGCTGCTGCAATTGTATCCGCCGGAAAAGTTTTCTGGTTGCTCGATCCACTCGGAACCTCCTACCCACAACCAGCGACCGGAGGTGAGGGCTTTTAGCTGGCGCTGCATCCGGTCTATGAGGTCGGCTTCTTCGGGGGCGAGATGCCCTAGTTTAACTAATCCTCGGACAGTACGATCGCATACTTGCTCCCAAGTTTCGCGCCCTTGTTCGGTGCGGCGGCTGTATGTTCTGAAGAATACTGGGTTTGCAGCAGGGGCAGTTTCCGGGAATTGGCTAGTTTGGCGTACCCGGTCAAGTTCTCGAACCATATCTAACATGGAGTAACAAAACTTTTACTATACACCACGTCTTACATATAGAGTGCAAAGCTTTACAAATCAGGAATCTTGCGCTACATTTAGCGCTTACCTAGTTATAAAGTCAATAGTATCTTCTAGGTTGGTAAAACATCATAAATTTGGCTTTAAATAGAGAAAAACCCTGACTTTGTGAGTCAGGATTGAAGAGTAAACAATTTTCAACTACCAATCTGAGTTACAAATTGCTTCTCCCTCGGATGACCAGGGGTATACTAAGCATTCGAGTTCGGCAATTTTGCGATCTTTAGTTCGGTTGAGCATTTCCAAATGGCTGTTCTGCACTATAAGCTCTTTTATCTGCACCTGAAGCTCTTGAATTTGATTTTGGTAACTTTGATGTAACTGCAAAACGGCTTCCAGGGCAGGTAGTAGGAGAGTTTCATTGTCATGTAGAACCATCTAAGCATTCACCCCCTTTACAGAGCGAGAGTATAAGTGTTGCCACTCAATCTTTCCTCTGACACCTTGGTTGTTTATTGGTGTCCGAATTATTCGATCATCGTAATCACGAGAGTTTCCATACCGATCCCGATCCAGATCGGCTGGATTTGTACAGTTTTTGTTTATCATGATTATTTGTCGATTTTGAGTGTTGTCCCCAAGTCAGTTCGCAGCTGCTGGGGACTTTTGTTGCTCTGATATTTGTCTTTGGTAAGCTTACTAGGCTTGTTTAACTCCCATGATTGGGAAAATAGGCTAGTTTGACGTACCCGGTCTAGTTCTCGAACCATAGGTTAAACCTGATTCTTTTTTAGACAAGCAACTAATATAAGCGATCGCGGATATAGCGGTCAAAAATTATAAAATCCGGAAACTTCCATTATTTGTAGGGTAAGTCAAATCACTCTTTGCCTCTCCCGATTAACCGATGCCCGATGCCCAATTCCCAAATTGTTTATGTCCATAGCACCTTGGCGATCGCATCTTGCTGGCGCACTACACCGCAACCGCAGCCTCGTCTATTCTCGTTACCTGCAACTGGCTACCGTCCGAGTGGATGGGCGTCCTGCTAATCGTACAGTGGTTTTCCGGGGCTTTTTGGAGGATAGCGATCGACTAAAATTCGTGACTGACGCCCGCAGCGAGAAAGTAGAACAAATCGCCTAC
This is a stretch of genomic DNA from Leptolyngbyaceae cyanobacterium. It encodes these proteins:
- the nrdJ gene encoding ribonucleoside-triphosphate reductase, adenosylcobalamin-dependent, which produces MVRELDRVRQTSQFPETAPAANPVFFRTYSRRTEQGRETWEQVCDRTVRGLVKLGHLAPEEADLIDRMQRQLKALTSGRWLWVGGSEWIEQPENFSGGYNCSSTNICDWRAFGLLMDLAMMGCGTGAVLEPQYIDRLPSIRNHLKVTLQGEIGAIPINQRREETEVTIVGNQVTIYVGDSRRGWVKSYQTLLELSTDERFSEEVKVIVDLSNVRPAGEILKGFGGVANPIKLPDLYLRCSAILNKAVGRQLNSVECCLLIDEAAVVVVAGNVRRSAGMRQGISNDELFANAKSNLWQQDENGNWRIDSEKDALRMANHSRVYHHKPTLEESIEAVRKQYYSGEGAIQWAGEALARANCDILTNSELKTEFLKAYSQGNGKQWLQKQFPQISKSELEHRLGRYGLNPCGEILGANFHCVSGKTMLITRDGMHQIQDVVGQTVEVWNGQRWSQVVPMLTGQNRQLYRVSFGDGTYLDVTEKHRFFVKDRFSKKYEELTTIELAERLKTSKYSLHTETFQIVYRDGKFVEPTWAYTLGQLVGDGSLCQSNGKPQLQLRLYGVKCYQELAIAGKTSGKKRYYTESKEVPCLLYVGFQKQFDPEQVRALKNTATAFNEIASWDRESILHFIAGLADADGSLVSSGGIRIYLSDYERAYRVYLLLIKCGIRCSINLVAKVGTSTNLGTRNRDLWYLQITDCAAIPCQRLDSSRGHQPNAKGKYQVVRSIEPLSGNHDTFCFNEPEFHKGVFGGTLTGQCNLAEIHLNQIDPQNYQEQEDAFTAGALSVAVLLNHKFLEPRYQYSRELDPIVGVSFTGLFDFFVNAFGVDWLHWWTEGRPETAQGLEFKHKEQEYLNRWREIVHRVVWDYCDKHGIKRPNRCTTVQPSGTKSLLTGASPGWHPPKAQRFIRRITFRKNDPVALACIDYGYNVIPSQSDKDENGNLLNDPFDPRCSEWLVEIPVSVLWADLPGADEIDISKFSALAQMDFYMQVQQCYVRHNTSATIELRENEIEALGTRIYEAIRDDEGYISAALLARFDDLQTFPRLPFEPISKQQYEKLIKEVQMRRKTDNFHTALSNYDLGYLTEAGPAGCDSDKCMMPEQKPV